The Budorcas taxicolor isolate Tak-1 chromosome 18, Takin1.1, whole genome shotgun sequence genome window below encodes:
- the LRFN3 gene encoding leucine-rich repeat and fibronectin type-III domain-containing protein 3 codes for MAVLPLLLCLLPLAPASSPPQPASPSPCPRRCRCQTQSLPLSVLCPGAGLLFVPPSLDRRAAELRLADNFIATVRRRDLANMTGLLHLSLSRNTIRHVAAGAFSDLRALRALHLDGNRLTSLGEGQLRGLVNLRHLILSNNQLAALAAGALDDCAETLEDLDLSYNNLEQLPWEALGRLGNVNTLGLDHNLLASVPAGAFSRLHKLARLDMTSNRLTTIPPDPLFSRLPLLARPRGSPASALVLAFGGNPLHCNCELVWLRRLAREDDLEACASPPALGGRYFWAVGEEEFVCEPPVVTHRSPPLAVPAGRPAALRCRAVGDPEPRVRWVSPQGRLLGNSSRARAFPNGTLELLATEPGDGGIFTCIAANAAGEATAAVELTVGPPPPPQLANSTSCDPPRDGEPDALTPPSAASASASAKAAEAGAPTDRGVQVTEHGATAALVQWPDQRPIPGIRMYQIQYNSSADDILVYRMIPAESSSFLLTDLASGRTYDLCVLAVYEDGATGLTATRPVGCNRFSTEPALRPCGAPHAPFLGGTMIIALGGVIVASVLVFIFVLLMRYKVHGGQPPGKTKASAPVSSVCSQTNGALGPTPALPAPEPTAPRAHTVVQLDCEPWGPSHEPTGP; via the exons ATGGCCGTCCTCCCGCTGCTCCTCTGCCTGCTGCCGCTGGCCCCCGCCTCATCTCCACCCCAGCCAGCCTCACCCAGCCCGTGTCCCCGGCGCTGCCGCTGCCAGACACAGTCCCTGCCCCTAAGCGTGCTGTGCCCCGGGGCAGGCCTCCTTTTCGTGCCACCCTCGCTGGACCGCCGGGCGGCCGAGCTGCGCCTGGCGGACAACTTCATCGCGACTGTGCGGCGCCGGGACCTGGCCAACATGACGGGCCTGCTGCACCTAAGCTTGTCCCGCAATACCATCCGCCACGTGGCCGCCGGCGCCTTTTCAGACCTGCGCGCCTTGCGCGCGCTGCACCTGGATGGCAACCGGCTGACCTCGCTGGGCGAGGGGCAGCTGCGCGGCCTGGTCAACCTGCGTCACCTCATCCTGAGCAACAACCAGCTGGCAGCCCTGGCGGCCGGGGCCCTGGACGACTGCGCCGAGACGCTGGAGGACCTCGACCTCTCCTACAACAACCTGGAACAGCTGCCCTGGGAGGCGCTGGGCCGCCTAGGCAACGTCAACACACTGGGCCTCGACCACAACCTGCTGGCTTCCGTGCCCGCCGGCGCCTTTTCCCGCCTGCACAAGCTGGCGCGGCTGGACATGACCTCCAACCGCCTGACCACCATCCCGCCGGACCCGCTCTTCTCCCGCCTGCCGCTGCTGGCCCGGCCCCGCGGCTCGCCCGCTTCCGCCTTGGTGCTGGCCTTCGGCGGCAACCCCCTGCACTGCAACTGCGAGCTGGTGTGGCTGCGGCGGCTGGCGCGGGAGGACGACCTGGAGGCCTGCGCCTCCCCGCCGGCCCTGGGCGGCCGCTATTTCTGGGCAGTGGGCGAGGAGGAGTTTGTGTGCGAGCCCCCCGTGGTGACCCACCGCTCGCCGCCCCTGGCCGTGCCTGCTGGTCGGCCGGCCGCCCTGCGCTGCCGGGCGGTGGGGGACCCTGAGCCCCGCGTGCGGTGGGTGTCACCCCAGGGCCGGCTGCTGGGCAACTCCAGCCGAGCGCGCGCCTTCCCCAACGGGACACTGGAGCTGCTGGCCACCGAGCCGGGAGATGGCGGCATCTTCACGTGCATCGCAGCTAACGCAGCTGGCGAGGCCACGGCCGCTGTTGAGCTGACTGTGGGTCCCCCACCGCCCCCTCAGCTAGCCAACAGCACCAGCTGTGACCCCCCGcgggacggggagcctgatgcCCTCACTCCGCCCTCTGCCGcttctgcctctgcctctgccaAGGCGGCTGAGGCCGGGGCCCCTACTGACCGTGGTGTCCAGGTGACGGAGCATGGCGCCACAGCGGCTCTCGTCCAGTGGCCAGATCAGCGGCCTATCCCGGGCATCCGCATGTACCAGATCCAGTACAACAGCTCAGCCGACGACATCCTCGTGTACAG AATGATCCCGGCCGAAAGCAGCTCCTTCCTGTTGACGGACCTGGCGTCAGGCCGCACCTACGATCTGTGCGTGCTCGCCGTGTACGAGGATGGCGCCACGGGGCTGACCGCCACACGGCCGGTGGGCTGCAACCGCTTCTCCACCGAGCCGGCGCTGCGGCCCTGCGGGGCCCCGCATGCGCCCTTCCTGGGCGGCACCATGATCATCGCGCTGGGGGGTGTCATCGTGGCCTCCGTCCTGGTCTTCATCTTCGTGCTGCTCATGCGTTACAAGGTGCACGGCGGCCAACCGCCCGGCAAGACCAAGGCTTCCGCGCCTGTCAGCAGCGTGTGCTCCCAAACCAACGGCGCCCTGGGCCCCACGCCGGCCCTGCCGGCCCCTGAGCCCACCGCACCCAGGGCCCACACCGTGGTCCAGCTGGACTGTGAGCCGTGGGGGCCCAGCCACGAACCCACGGGACCCTAG